Proteins encoded in a region of the Streptomyces violaceoruber genome:
- a CDS encoding bifunctional aminoglycoside phosphotransferase/ATP-binding protein, whose translation MAEPGGHEGPASTQRAKVCETHTAMVFFVEDRVYKRKKPVDLGFLDYTTRSSRRAVCEREIELNRRFAPDVYLGLGELRTPGEQEAEPLVVMRRMPDDRRLSHLVRTGAPVADDLRAVARHLAAWHSAAPRGPAIAEQGTRDALAARWEASFTQVDVLAAKGPTRDETGEVERLVRRYLAGRKPLFDLRIEQGRVLDGHGDLLADDVFCLGDGPRILDCLEFDDALRYVDGLDDAAFLAMDLESLGAPESAAFFLAQYGEYSGDPAPPSLWHHYVAYRAFVRAKVSLIQARQGAPGAHATARRLVRMALRHLRASAVGLTLVAGLPGTGKSTLSGALADRLGAVLLSSDRLRKEMAGLSPQQTASADYGEGLYTPEWTARTYAELLDRAAALLALGESVVLDATWIDSAQREAARHTAESAGADLVALHCHVPDDVTAARLSTRAPGASDADLGVAEAMAAEEQPWSGAVGVDTGGSLEAAVGQALAAVRPWGSDQAKVFRRPYMEPD comes from the coding sequence GTGGCTGAGCCGGGAGGCCACGAGGGTCCGGCGTCGACACAGCGCGCGAAGGTCTGTGAGACGCACACCGCGATGGTCTTCTTCGTGGAAGATCGCGTGTACAAGCGCAAGAAGCCGGTGGATCTGGGCTTCTTGGACTACACCACCCGGTCGTCGCGCCGCGCCGTGTGCGAGCGCGAGATCGAACTCAACCGGCGGTTCGCTCCCGACGTGTACCTGGGCCTGGGTGAGCTCCGCACCCCGGGCGAGCAAGAGGCCGAGCCGCTCGTGGTGATGCGTCGCATGCCCGATGATCGCCGTCTGTCGCACCTCGTCCGGACGGGGGCGCCCGTCGCTGACGACCTACGGGCCGTCGCCAGGCATCTGGCCGCCTGGCACTCCGCCGCCCCCCGGGGCCCCGCCATCGCGGAACAGGGGACCCGGGACGCCCTGGCGGCGCGGTGGGAGGCCAGTTTCACGCAAGTCGACGTCCTGGCGGCCAAGGGTCCGACCCGGGACGAGACCGGGGAGGTCGAACGGTTGGTCCGCCGCTATCTCGCGGGGCGCAAGCCGTTGTTCGATCTCCGCATCGAACAGGGGCGAGTGCTCGATGGGCACGGTGACCTTCTCGCCGACGACGTCTTCTGCCTGGGCGACGGACCGCGGATCCTCGACTGCCTGGAGTTCGACGACGCACTCCGGTACGTCGACGGTCTCGATGACGCCGCGTTCCTGGCCATGGACCTCGAGTCGCTCGGTGCGCCCGAGTCCGCGGCATTCTTCCTTGCCCAGTACGGCGAATACTCCGGTGACCCCGCACCGCCGTCCTTGTGGCACCACTACGTCGCCTACCGTGCCTTCGTCCGCGCCAAGGTCTCCTTGATCCAGGCGCGGCAGGGCGCGCCCGGCGCGCACGCGACGGCGCGACGGCTCGTCCGGATGGCGCTGCGCCATTTGAGGGCCTCGGCCGTCGGCCTGACGCTCGTCGCCGGACTTCCCGGCACCGGGAAGTCCACGCTGTCCGGCGCGCTGGCCGACCGTCTCGGAGCGGTGCTGCTCAGCAGTGACCGTCTACGCAAGGAGATGGCAGGGCTCTCCCCGCAGCAGACCGCCTCGGCAGACTACGGCGAGGGGCTGTACACCCCCGAGTGGACGGCCAGAACCTACGCCGAACTGCTGGACCGGGCAGCGGCCCTTCTGGCCCTGGGCGAATCCGTGGTTCTGGACGCCACGTGGATCGACTCGGCCCAGCGCGAGGCGGCACGGCATACCGCCGAGAGCGCGGGCGCCGACCTCGTGGCCCTGCACTGCCACGTGCCCGACGACGTGACAGCTGCCCGACTGAGCACTCGTGCCCCTGGCGCATCCGATGCCGACCTCGGCGTGGCCGAAGCCATGGCGGCCGAGGAACAGCCATGGTCCGGGGCGGTCGGCGTCGACACCGGCGGCTCCCTGGAAGCCGCGGTCGGCCAGGCGCTGGCAGCCGTCCGGCCCTGGGGCTCGGACCAGGCCAAGGTCTTTCGACGCCCCTACATGGAGCCGGACTGA
- a CDS encoding Acg family FMN-binding oxidoreductase, with protein MAQLRLDQRTVTTLVAEATTAPSMHNAQPWRFRFLAAERLVLLRADPARAMPRSDPGNRALHIGCGAALFNLRVAAVHASLVPRIRLLPDPRDPLLLASVQLADLSEAPQEKDLWRLHPAIRQRRTSRHPFSERDIPENVRATLQAAAAREGATLLFPGLWHVDTLLELVRDAESRDLVRAEEDEDLVRWTRLGGEVDTAVDGVPAYAFGPRKSDGKAPVRDFSGRRPVPDRGSAAFERTPHLALLGTRGDGPRDWLAAGQALERVLLEGTLRGLSTSLTSHPLEDRELRLLTRDPGSGVGHVQMVLRLGYGPKGPATPRRPVPDVLSVV; from the coding sequence ATGGCTCAGCTCCGACTCGACCAGCGGACGGTCACCACTTTGGTGGCCGAAGCAACGACCGCTCCGTCGATGCACAACGCGCAACCGTGGCGTTTCCGATTCCTCGCAGCCGAACGACTCGTGCTGCTGCGCGCCGATCCGGCCCGGGCCATGCCCCGGTCCGATCCGGGGAACCGCGCGCTGCACATCGGCTGCGGGGCGGCGCTCTTCAACCTTCGCGTCGCCGCGGTGCACGCGTCCCTCGTGCCACGCATCCGGTTGCTTCCCGACCCGCGGGACCCGTTGCTTCTCGCGTCCGTCCAGCTGGCCGATCTGTCGGAGGCACCGCAGGAGAAGGATCTGTGGCGGCTGCACCCGGCGATACGACAGCGACGCACAAGCCGTCACCCGTTCTCCGAGAGAGACATTCCCGAGAACGTCCGGGCCACGTTGCAGGCCGCTGCGGCACGAGAGGGAGCGACCTTGCTCTTCCCGGGTCTGTGGCACGTCGACACCCTGCTCGAACTGGTCCGCGATGCCGAGAGCCGCGACCTGGTGCGTGCGGAGGAAGACGAGGACCTGGTGCGCTGGACGAGACTCGGCGGTGAGGTGGACACCGCCGTCGACGGCGTCCCGGCGTACGCCTTCGGTCCCCGCAAGAGCGACGGAAAGGCCCCCGTCCGCGACTTCTCCGGACGCAGGCCGGTGCCCGACCGGGGAAGTGCGGCCTTCGAGCGCACTCCGCACCTGGCCCTGCTCGGCACCCGCGGTGACGGCCCCAGGGACTGGCTGGCGGCCGGCCAGGCACTGGAACGCGTTCTACTGGAGGGCACTCTGCGGGGGCTGTCCACGTCCTTGACCTCTCATCCGCTGGAGGACCGCGAGCTCCGCCTGCTGACCCGAGACCCCGGGTCGGGGGTCGGCCATGTACAGATGGTGCTTCGGCTGGGGTACGGGCCGAAGGGCCCGGCCACGCCTCGACGGCCGGTACCGGACGTACTGAGTGTCGTCTGA
- a CDS encoding helix-turn-helix domain-containing protein codes for MHAEPERSDDGAQPSSEAGRMADRMAVRRRQLGMSRDELARRAGMSTTYLREVESRARDFDPGALARLAVVLEMPYEELTAGRTDAPPGRGGPAAHPVLVRLSEQECWQRLGTHGIGRISYVAGPGKEAPVVVPVNFLVDGRSVVYRTDPAGVAGIRAGEPVAFEADHVDEMTGLGWSVLLAGTAEHPVEREALEALARRRGAVPWAGGRRDLWVRVLPHQVSGRVIQPLREA; via the coding sequence GTGCACGCCGAGCCAGAACGGTCAGATGACGGGGCCCAGCCCTCCTCCGAGGCCGGGCGCATGGCCGACCGGATGGCGGTGCGGCGCCGGCAGCTGGGCATGTCCCGCGACGAGCTGGCCAGGCGAGCGGGCATGTCCACGACGTATTTGCGGGAGGTCGAGAGCCGGGCCCGCGACTTCGACCCCGGGGCGCTCGCGCGGCTCGCGGTCGTGTTGGAGATGCCCTACGAGGAGTTGACGGCCGGCCGGACCGACGCGCCTCCGGGCCGGGGTGGGCCAGCCGCGCATCCGGTCCTGGTGCGGTTGTCCGAGCAGGAGTGCTGGCAGCGGCTGGGAACGCACGGCATCGGCCGCATCTCCTACGTGGCCGGCCCGGGCAAGGAGGCCCCGGTGGTGGTGCCGGTCAACTTCCTCGTGGACGGACGAAGCGTCGTCTATCGCACGGATCCGGCCGGCGTGGCGGGCATCCGTGCGGGAGAGCCAGTCGCCTTCGAGGCCGACCACGTCGACGAGATGACGGGCCTGGGCTGGAGCGTCCTGCTGGCGGGTACCGCCGAGCACCCGGTCGAGCGCGAGGCGCTGGAGGCCCTGGCGCGAAGGCGTGGGGCCGTCCCCTGGGCGGGGGGAAGGCGCGACTTGTGGGTCCGTGTCCTGCCGCACCAGGTCAGCGGTCGCGTCATCCAGCCACTGCGGGAGGCGTAG
- a CDS encoding sigma-70 family RNA polymerase sigma factor yields the protein MDSTATDRFDTSRFEASRNRLASLAYRLLGSATDAEDAVQDAFLHWQSADRQQIKVPEAWLTKVVTNLCLDRLRSAQARRERAAGVWLPEPLLAGDPMLGPADTFEQRESVSLAMLTLMERLSPLERAVYLLREAFSYSHTEIAEILDVTESASQQHLHRARHRITATRRRGAEVDPASARAIVEEFLAAATSGRMERLVALLTDDAIAIADSNGAGLAKTLLRYDTPERVAAIARAGFKPTPAKRRLAGGPPAIHYALVNRTPALLFLLGDQVTGTVTFDVTDGKIATVRGIAAPARLVRLTGTWRRHGPNFPLITQW from the coding sequence GTGGACAGCACGGCCACTGATCGATTCGACACCAGCCGGTTCGAGGCCAGCCGGAACCGGCTGGCCTCGCTGGCGTACCGGCTACTGGGCTCAGCCACCGACGCCGAAGACGCCGTACAGGACGCGTTCCTGCACTGGCAGTCCGCCGACCGGCAGCAGATCAAGGTGCCGGAAGCATGGCTGACCAAGGTCGTCACCAACCTGTGCCTCGACCGGCTCCGCTCGGCACAGGCCCGCCGCGAACGCGCCGCCGGCGTGTGGTTGCCCGAACCGCTCCTCGCCGGCGACCCGATGCTCGGCCCGGCCGACACATTCGAGCAGCGCGAATCGGTCTCCCTGGCCATGCTGACCCTCATGGAGCGCCTGTCACCCCTCGAGCGGGCCGTCTACCTCCTGCGCGAAGCGTTCTCCTACAGCCACACCGAGATCGCCGAGATCCTCGACGTCACCGAGTCCGCAAGCCAGCAGCACCTCCACCGGGCCCGGCACCGCATCACCGCCACGCGCCGCCGCGGCGCCGAAGTCGACCCGGCGTCCGCCCGGGCCATCGTCGAAGAGTTCCTCGCCGCTGCGACCTCGGGCCGTATGGAACGGCTCGTGGCACTGCTCACCGACGACGCGATCGCGATCGCCGACTCCAACGGCGCGGGCCTGGCCAAAACGCTGCTGCGGTACGACACTCCGGAGCGCGTCGCCGCCATCGCACGAGCCGGTTTCAAGCCCACACCCGCGAAGCGGCGGCTCGCCGGCGGCCCGCCCGCCATCCACTACGCACTCGTCAACCGCACCCCCGCCCTCCTCTTCCTGCTCGGCGACCAGGTCACAGGCACTGTGACGTTCGACGTCACCGACGGCAAGATCGCGACCGTGCGCGGTATCGCCGCCCCCGCCCGCCTCGTCCGCCTCACCGGAACCTGGCGCCGGCACGGACCAAACTTCCCGCTCATCACCCAGTGGTGA
- a CDS encoding NAD(P)/FAD-dependent oxidoreductase, with amino-acid sequence MKHRIVVLGAGYAGAYVAGTLARRLSRQDTEITVVNAEPDFVQRLRLHQLSAGQAIEAPQLTEVFAGTGIRLRLARVTAVDPERQVVAVADADGGEGHGELGYDTLLYALGSHVTTHGVPGVAEHAFDVAGRPSALRLRKRLDVLSRRDEGGSVLIVGVGLTGIETATEIAESRPGLSVTLIARGELGAQLSAGARRHLRQACDRLGISVLEHTEVEAVEAARVLCTDGTALTSDATVWTAGFAVSPIAAAGGLEVTETGRIVVDRTMQSVSHPNVYAAGDSAYVVGDNGRPLPMSCASAGYTGMQATAAIVGRLTGRTIPNTKLEYLGNHISLGRRDAILQMVDDEAQAKQNYVGGRKAARIKAGILKMSLWTTSHPTFGLPRRRHHLAPVPNGSADKAIAHSEKTAA; translated from the coding sequence ATGAAGCACCGCATCGTCGTCCTCGGAGCCGGCTATGCCGGGGCGTACGTGGCCGGGACTCTGGCCCGCCGGCTGTCCCGGCAGGACACCGAGATCACCGTGGTCAACGCCGAGCCGGACTTCGTCCAGCGGCTGCGGCTGCACCAGCTCTCGGCCGGTCAGGCGATCGAGGCTCCACAGCTCACCGAGGTCTTCGCAGGCACCGGGATACGGCTGCGCCTGGCCCGTGTCACCGCCGTCGACCCCGAGCGCCAGGTCGTCGCCGTGGCCGACGCCGACGGTGGCGAAGGCCACGGCGAACTCGGCTACGACACGCTTCTCTACGCGCTCGGCAGCCACGTCACCACCCACGGCGTCCCGGGCGTGGCCGAGCACGCCTTCGACGTCGCCGGCCGGCCCTCCGCACTGCGCCTGCGCAAGCGCTTGGACGTCCTGAGCAGGCGGGATGAAGGCGGGAGTGTGCTGATCGTCGGCGTCGGACTGACCGGCATCGAGACCGCCACCGAGATCGCCGAATCCCGGCCCGGTCTGTCGGTAACGCTCATCGCCCGCGGAGAGCTGGGCGCCCAGCTCTCCGCCGGAGCACGCCGCCACCTGCGCCAGGCCTGCGACCGGCTGGGCATCAGCGTCCTGGAGCACACCGAGGTCGAAGCCGTCGAAGCGGCGCGAGTGCTGTGCACCGACGGCACCGCCTTGACATCCGACGCAACCGTGTGGACGGCCGGGTTCGCAGTCAGCCCCATCGCCGCCGCCGGCGGGCTGGAGGTCACCGAGACCGGCCGGATCGTCGTCGATCGCACCATGCAGTCGGTCTCGCACCCGAACGTCTACGCCGCCGGCGACAGCGCCTACGTCGTCGGCGACAACGGCCGACCACTGCCGATGTCCTGCGCCTCGGCCGGATACACCGGCATGCAGGCCACCGCCGCGATCGTGGGACGCCTGACCGGCCGCACGATCCCGAACACCAAACTGGAGTACCTGGGCAATCACATCAGCCTCGGGCGGCGAGACGCGATCCTGCAGATGGTCGACGACGAAGCGCAAGCAAAGCAGAACTATGTGGGCGGCCGGAAGGCCGCGCGAATCAAGGCGGGCATCCTCAAGATGTCGCTGTGGACCACCTCGCACCCGACCTTCGGCCTGCCCAGGCGCAGACACCACCTGGCCCCCGTACCGAATGGATCAGCCGACAAGGCGATCGCGCACTCAGAGAAGACGGCAGCGTAG
- a CDS encoding TetR/AcrR family transcriptional regulator yields MTSSTGTRRLTAKGRATRDRIVAAAAQLMYERGVTGTSTEDILKAARVASPSQLYHYFGDKRGLVQAVIEHQTEQVLGFQKPLLSRLDSIEALEAWRDAVVEAQHARDCQGGCPLGSLASELSDLDPQARARLVAGYEQWGNAIREGLRSMRERGELDGGADPDRLALALLTALQGGLLMTQTRRDTIALEAVLNTMIDHIRFRTTP; encoded by the coding sequence ATGACGAGCAGTACCGGGACGCGACGTCTGACCGCGAAGGGGCGGGCCACCCGCGACCGCATCGTGGCGGCGGCCGCTCAGCTGATGTACGAACGCGGCGTCACGGGCACGAGCACCGAGGACATCCTCAAGGCCGCCCGTGTGGCCAGCCCTTCCCAGCTCTACCACTACTTCGGCGACAAGCGGGGACTGGTCCAGGCCGTCATCGAGCACCAGACCGAGCAGGTCCTCGGCTTCCAGAAGCCGCTGCTGAGCCGACTGGACAGCATCGAGGCACTCGAGGCCTGGCGCGACGCCGTCGTCGAGGCGCAACACGCCCGAGACTGCCAGGGCGGCTGCCCCCTGGGTTCACTGGCGTCGGAGCTGTCCGACCTCGATCCGCAGGCCCGCGCCCGGCTCGTGGCGGGTTACGAACAATGGGGCAACGCCATCCGTGAAGGCCTGCGATCCATGCGGGAACGTGGCGAACTCGACGGCGGCGCCGATCCGGACCGGCTCGCCCTGGCGCTGCTCACCGCCTTGCAGGGTGGTCTGCTCATGACGCAGACCCGACGCGACACCATCGCCCTGGAGGCCGTCCTGAACACGATGATCGACCACATCCGCTTCCGCACGACGCCCTAG
- a CDS encoding peroxiredoxin-like family protein yields the protein MTTTPIADQAAVLAEGMADRTPSEALEAFGAEQAELDAAGVPSGIATAGSLMPDASLLDVHGNATTLQQVREGRPAVVVFYRGAWCPYCNLALRTYERELAPRLAERGVSMIAVSPQRPDGSLTMAQTNDLSYDVLSDPGNHIGRALGIVTRPTDRVQHAQASLGLDLTEVNADGTRDILMPTVAIVDAEGVLRWIDVHPNYVIRSEPARILEALARAVR from the coding sequence ATGACCACCACACCCATCGCCGACCAGGCCGCGGTGCTCGCCGAGGGCATGGCCGACCGGACTCCGTCCGAGGCACTCGAGGCGTTCGGCGCCGAGCAGGCCGAGCTGGACGCGGCCGGAGTTCCCTCGGGCATCGCGACAGCGGGATCCCTCATGCCCGACGCCTCCTTGCTGGACGTGCACGGGAACGCCACCACGCTCCAGCAGGTCCGCGAGGGCCGCCCGGCGGTCGTGGTGTTCTACCGCGGCGCGTGGTGCCCGTACTGCAACCTGGCGCTGCGCACCTATGAGCGGGAACTGGCCCCGCGGTTGGCGGAGCGCGGCGTCTCCATGATCGCGGTCAGCCCGCAGAGGCCGGACGGCTCGCTGACCATGGCGCAGACCAACGACCTCTCCTACGACGTCCTCTCCGACCCCGGCAACCACATCGGCCGGGCGCTGGGCATCGTCACGCGGCCGACCGATCGCGTCCAGCACGCCCAGGCCTCGCTCGGCCTGGACCTCACCGAGGTGAACGCGGACGGTACCCGCGACATCCTCATGCCGACCGTGGCGATCGTCGACGCGGAGGGCGTGCTGCGCTGGATCGACGTCCACCCGAACTACGTCATCCGCAGCGAGCCCGCCCGCATCCTCGAGGCCCTCGCGCGGGCCGTCCGCTGA